Proteins from a genomic interval of Candidatus Rubidus massiliensis:
- a CDS encoding putative enzyme related to lactoylglutathione lyase, with the protein MHLKGIGPSLLVSKDIKKTIKFYTENLGFSVDDFNEQFGWAQLKAEDGTTIGVVQENPFIRVEGGGNAIVSLLTDDIEKTRDELVKKNVNLIGDILNIPGKVKLQFFKDDDGNTFQFTELPK; encoded by the coding sequence ATGCATTTAAAAGGGATAGGACCAAGTTTACTAGTAAGCAAAGATATTAAAAAGACCATAAAATTTTACACTGAAAATTTAGGATTTAGCGTTGATGATTTTAATGAACAATTTGGTTGGGCGCAACTCAAAGCTGAAGATGGGACTACGATAGGTGTTGTTCAAGAAAATCCTTTTATCAGAGTGGAAGGTGGAGGAAATGCTATTGTTTCTTTGCTAACGGATGACATTGAAAAAACAAGAGATGAATTAGTGAAAAAAAATGTGAACCTAATTGGAGATATTCTCAATATCCCTGGAAAAGTCAAATTACAATTTTTTAAGGATGATGACGGTAACACCTTTCAATTCACTGAATTACCTAAATGA
- a CDS encoding bifunctional 3-demethylubiquinone-9 3-methyltransferase/ 2-octaprenyl-6-hydroxy phenol methylase gives MFKTRSLDKEWMDLGLSHYSLDQYRDCLVQLNNVGKYLGGDQATFNSLKVLKKVPKSIADIGCGGGFITSKLARFYPNAKVTGIDIDKEAILFANENNKQPNCNFFLNETTDYLDKNYDVISTCLVCHHFTDEQIIAFLKEAYQKANHAIIINDLQRSALAWVLFGLISPILFQNKMITHDGLLSIKKSFTRKDWLNYLQEAHIPKNQITLKWHWAFRWVLTIEKE, from the coding sequence ATGTTTAAAACAAGAAGTTTAGATAAAGAATGGATGGATTTAGGATTAAGCCATTACAGCTTAGATCAATATAGAGATTGTTTAGTACAATTAAATAATGTTGGAAAATATTTAGGTGGTGATCAAGCAACTTTTAATTCATTAAAGGTTTTAAAAAAAGTGCCCAAAAGTATAGCTGATATAGGTTGTGGGGGTGGCTTTATTACAAGTAAATTGGCAAGGTTTTATCCTAACGCAAAAGTGACTGGAATTGATATAGATAAAGAAGCCATTCTTTTTGCAAATGAAAATAATAAGCAACCAAATTGTAATTTTTTTTTAAATGAAACAACTGATTATTTAGATAAAAACTATGATGTCATTTCAACTTGTTTAGTATGCCATCATTTTACCGATGAACAAATAATAGCTTTTTTAAAAGAAGCTTATCAAAAAGCAAACCACGCCATCATAATAAATGATCTTCAAAGATCAGCCTTAGCTTGGGTTTTATTTGGATTAATTAGCCCGATTTTGTTTCAAAATAAAATGATTACGCATGATGGCCTTTTATCGATTAAAAAATCTTTTACCCGTAAAGATTGGCTCAATTATTTACAAGAAGCTCACATTCCAAAGAATCAAATAACCTTGAAATGGCATTGGGCTTTTAGATGGGTGTTAACTATTGAAAAGGAATGA
- a CDS encoding Putative oxidoreductasec/MT0587 translates to MKEKVTIVGAGVAGLSSAIRLAQKGVNVTVIEAGKGPSHKICGEFLSPECIALLNSWEIYPYLIEKAQFYLADKQIEFSFPSQAGALSHLKLDELLIDKAKQHGVEFLFNTKVKEIEFAKQHNKHHKIIFENNTHFLTKTLFLATGRWGGKQKNNGVFVGIKAHLNNSLMSNQLKMFAMPGAYVGLAKVDENTINFAALITKKKYQKQKNIENVLKYLCCNSTELKKMMDQSNVVTDWMTCEIPKFGIKNNSFYPNVYYIGDAFATIPPACGAGLSLSILGGCLAAECYCQYDAKAYHENWQIICKKPIRAGKMFHHILANPFLGKPLIRLTKVLPNIPELLFKKTRIVNHIKCE, encoded by the coding sequence ATGAAGGAAAAGGTTACAATTGTGGGAGCTGGGGTGGCAGGGCTTTCATCAGCTATTCGTTTAGCTCAAAAAGGGGTAAATGTAACTGTTATTGAAGCGGGAAAGGGTCCCTCTCATAAAATTTGTGGTGAATTTCTCTCACCTGAATGTATAGCTTTATTAAATTCATGGGAAATTTATCCCTATTTAATTGAAAAAGCTCAATTTTATTTAGCTGATAAACAAATTGAATTCTCCTTTCCATCTCAAGCTGGAGCCCTTTCCCATTTAAAGCTAGATGAGTTACTCATTGATAAAGCAAAACAACATGGAGTTGAATTTCTCTTTAATACAAAAGTTAAAGAAATAGAATTTGCTAAGCAGCACAATAAACACCATAAAATCATTTTTGAAAATAATACACATTTCTTAACAAAAACGCTTTTTTTAGCTACCGGAAGGTGGGGTGGTAAACAAAAAAATAATGGAGTGTTTGTTGGGATAAAAGCTCATTTAAACAATTCTTTAATGTCAAATCAATTGAAAATGTTTGCCATGCCTGGCGCTTACGTAGGCTTAGCAAAAGTGGACGAGAATACAATTAATTTTGCGGCATTAATAACAAAAAAGAAGTATCAAAAGCAAAAGAACATTGAAAATGTGCTAAAGTATTTATGCTGTAATTCTACAGAATTAAAAAAAATGATGGATCAATCTAATGTAGTAACAGATTGGATGACTTGTGAAATTCCAAAATTTGGCATAAAGAACAATAGCTTCTATCCAAATGTTTACTATATTGGAGATGCCTTTGCTACCATTCCTCCCGCTTGCGGTGCAGGTTTATCTTTATCAATACTTGGGGGGTGTTTAGCTGCGGAATGTTATTGCCAGTATGATGCAAAAGCCTATCATGAAAATTGGCAAATTATTTGCAAAAAACCTATACGAGCTGGAAAAATGTTTCATCATATTTTAGCAAATCCATTTTTAGGAAAGCCGTTAATAAGATTAACGAAAGTTTTACCAAACATTCCAGAATTGTTATTTAAAAAAACTAGAATAGTCAATCACATAAAATGTGAGTGA
- a CDS encoding putative membrane protein, which produces MHTLKLILISFLLLVLIDAIWLGWLMGKFYRDELGSLAKRSGNEFSPNLFASFVTYLFILGGLYAFPFQNAIQTNYIEGFMWGVVYGLVVYGVYEFTNLAVIKNWSLRLVCIDLLWGACLGGIMTIIMKALHRYV; this is translated from the coding sequence ATGCACACTTTAAAGCTTATTTTAATTTCATTTTTATTACTTGTTTTGATTGATGCGATTTGGCTTGGCTGGCTCATGGGAAAATTTTATAGAGATGAGCTTGGTTCTTTAGCAAAACGCTCCGGTAATGAATTTTCTCCCAATCTTTTTGCAAGTTTTGTGACCTACCTATTTATTTTGGGAGGATTGTACGCATTTCCTTTTCAAAATGCTATTCAAACAAATTATATTGAAGGCTTTATGTGGGGTGTTGTGTATGGTTTAGTCGTATACGGGGTTTACGAATTTACGAATCTAGCGGTCATTAAAAACTGGTCTTTGCGACTTGTTTGCATCGATTTATTGTGGGGGGCATGCCTTGGAGGAATTATGACAATCATAATGAAAGCTCTTCATCGCTACGTATAA
- the ywfH gene encoding Bacilysin biosynthesis oxidoreductase YwfH has translation MKILKMFCLSILVLCQFALLNGSENNSSKPTILVFCATGSLGSAIASNLAKDHNLILLGRNQDKLNQISETLQQEFTHKFITQAVDFTDADSLVSFEKKLKKENIILAGIVVLTPRPHFGTNLLQEQNNWLDLLQTTFTGPLEALRIGVSHLKEGKVVIIAGTTSMQLMPEYGPACIIRRMWTTYSKALAHALAPKNIQVNSLSPGVVLTDFHAKKIETKALQNNLTFEEQMQKDCAAIPMKRWAKPEEVAQATRFFLSKESDYITGVNLLQDGGTTVSY, from the coding sequence ATGAAAATTCTTAAAATGTTTTGCCTTTCTATTTTGGTATTATGTCAATTCGCACTATTAAATGGTTCAGAAAATAATTCTTCTAAACCCACCATACTTGTATTTTGTGCCACGGGCTCTTTGGGTTCTGCCATTGCGTCTAATTTAGCCAAAGATCACAATTTAATTCTTTTAGGACGAAATCAGGACAAATTAAATCAAATATCTGAAACCCTTCAACAAGAGTTTACTCATAAATTTATTACTCAAGCTGTTGATTTTACGGATGCGGATAGTTTAGTAAGCTTTGAAAAGAAACTAAAAAAAGAAAATATTATTCTTGCAGGAATTGTTGTATTAACGCCAAGACCTCACTTTGGAACAAATCTCTTACAAGAACAAAACAATTGGTTAGATTTGTTACAAACAACCTTTACAGGTCCTTTAGAGGCATTGAGAATAGGAGTGTCTCATTTAAAAGAGGGGAAAGTGGTCATCATTGCAGGCACAACTTCTATGCAATTAATGCCTGAATATGGCCCAGCTTGCATTATTCGTAGAATGTGGACGACTTATTCTAAAGCCTTAGCCCATGCCTTAGCTCCTAAAAATATACAAGTAAACAGCTTATCTCCAGGCGTCGTATTGACTGATTTTCATGCTAAAAAAATAGAGACAAAAGCTTTACAAAATAACCTAACATTTGAGGAGCAAATGCAAAAGGATTGTGCAGCTATCCCTATGAAAAGATGGGCAAAGCCTGAAGAAGTGGCGCAAGCGACTCGTTTTTTTCTCAGCAAAGAATCAGATTATATTACGGGTGTAAATCTCTTGCAAGATGGTGGAACAACTGTTAGCTATTAA
- a CDS encoding Glycosyl hydrolase family 81 — protein sequence MKLKKQIKLFLFFGMLFQTNVKADVIPVGAGAYTTTLPSGVNVPSNQNNQAVSPSTVTGFSKPVVANKWWSSLIWKYFPGNNFSQNLFSYPLASQATARGLELGYANQYYATGYTQQPGGWKSQEYHYTYVHDIIVNVNGMNATNVQVADYSDWSVTANWSNNNRSLQAVITSGSPFVYFTPQGDNVVLTFAGTPTIWSNNNGVLGITVGDRHYGVFAPSGSTWSGTTTLQSSLSGKNYLSVASLPDNTATTLEFYRKHAYAFITNTAVNWTYDEANSVVNTTFNIQTTLKESGNGNLNTTLISLLRHQWLYCTNPLTNYTYTSPRGTLKVFEGNQFITKQTFNGILPSLPLFAKDGVDGYSQAQLYSYVDQVFKQSSTARWNGIATSADTYWYGKAFGKIAQLIKIADQVGHTQARDLFIQETKTRLQNWFRGTGSTLFYYSQTWDTIIGYPASYGSDNNLNDHHFHYGYFIQAAATVAQYDQSWIADANYGGIVKMLIKDVSNWDRNDSQFPFLHYYDVYAGHGWASGPALFASGNNQESSSESINYSSALVMLGGLTNNKTIRDLGIYLYTTEINAIREYWFDVDDQVFPKEFTEPTLGILWGDGGAYANFWGGTVNEVHGINFLPITAASLYLGQYPSYLAKNYAFMQNNGLSLSTWLDIILSMQVLYDSKTALNTFASNINYNPETGESKAHTYHWLHNLNQLGQVNTTITANSPHYAVFTKNGTINRVAFNPTNATRNVTFSDGVTLSVPAFSYRTTGQGGATPPPPPAPPPSSPPPPPPASPPPPPPHLLQTHHQRHHLQQLLRLPATFLFCKM from the coding sequence ATGAAATTGAAAAAACAAATCAAACTTTTTTTGTTTTTTGGAATGCTCTTCCAAACAAACGTCAAAGCCGACGTAATCCCAGTTGGTGCAGGTGCTTACACAACTACTTTACCAAGTGGTGTGAACGTACCTTCTAACCAAAATAATCAAGCGGTCTCTCCTTCAACCGTCACCGGTTTTTCAAAACCAGTTGTCGCTAATAAATGGTGGAGCTCCTTGATTTGGAAATATTTTCCTGGCAATAACTTTTCTCAAAATCTTTTTTCTTATCCCCTAGCCTCACAAGCCACAGCTAGAGGATTGGAATTAGGTTATGCCAATCAATATTATGCTACAGGCTATACGCAACAACCTGGCGGTTGGAAAAGCCAAGAATATCATTATACTTATGTGCACGACATTATTGTTAATGTTAATGGTATGAATGCTACAAATGTGCAAGTAGCTGATTATTCTGATTGGTCCGTAACTGCAAATTGGAGTAATAATAACAGAAGTTTACAGGCAGTGATTACATCTGGTTCCCCTTTTGTTTACTTTACACCTCAAGGCGATAACGTTGTCTTAACTTTTGCGGGAACACCTACAATTTGGTCAAATAATAATGGCGTATTAGGCATAACCGTGGGAGATAGACACTATGGCGTTTTTGCTCCTTCTGGATCAACTTGGTCAGGAACCACTACTTTACAATCCTCACTTAGCGGTAAGAATTATTTATCCGTAGCAAGTTTACCGGATAACACAGCGACAACATTAGAATTTTACAGAAAGCATGCTTATGCTTTTATTACTAACACAGCCGTTAATTGGACTTACGATGAAGCAAATTCTGTTGTTAATACCACATTTAATATTCAAACAACTCTTAAAGAAAGTGGTAATGGAAATCTAAATACCACCCTAATTTCTCTTCTAAGACATCAATGGCTTTACTGTACGAATCCCCTTACTAATTACACTTACACATCTCCTCGTGGAACTTTAAAAGTTTTTGAAGGCAATCAATTCATAACTAAGCAAACATTCAATGGTATTCTTCCCTCTCTTCCTCTTTTTGCAAAAGACGGAGTTGATGGATATTCTCAGGCACAATTATATAGTTATGTTGATCAAGTTTTTAAACAATCTTCAACGGCTCGTTGGAATGGCATAGCAACTTCTGCTGATACTTACTGGTATGGCAAAGCTTTTGGGAAAATCGCTCAACTCATAAAAATTGCTGATCAAGTGGGACACACCCAAGCTAGAGACTTATTTATCCAAGAAACAAAAACACGTTTACAAAATTGGTTTAGAGGAACAGGATCTACCTTATTTTACTATAGCCAAACCTGGGACACAATTATTGGATATCCGGCAAGCTATGGCTCAGATAATAATTTAAATGACCACCATTTCCACTATGGCTATTTTATCCAAGCCGCAGCAACTGTTGCACAATATGACCAAAGTTGGATAGCTGATGCCAATTATGGAGGCATTGTAAAAATGCTAATTAAGGATGTAAGTAATTGGGACAGAAATGATTCACAATTTCCTTTCTTACATTATTATGATGTTTATGCAGGTCATGGCTGGGCAAGCGGTCCCGCATTATTTGCATCTGGTAATAACCAAGAATCTTCTTCAGAATCTATCAACTACTCTTCTGCTTTAGTTATGTTGGGGGGACTAACCAATAATAAAACGATAAGAGATTTAGGGATTTATCTTTATACGACTGAAATAAATGCCATTAGAGAATATTGGTTTGATGTTGATGATCAAGTGTTTCCAAAAGAGTTTACAGAACCCACTTTAGGAATATTATGGGGTGATGGGGGTGCCTATGCTAATTTTTGGGGGGGTACTGTCAACGAAGTACACGGTATTAATTTTTTACCAATTACTGCAGCTTCTCTTTATTTAGGTCAATATCCATCTTACTTAGCAAAAAATTATGCTTTTATGCAAAACAATGGGCTTTCTTTAAGCACATGGTTAGATATAATTTTAAGTATGCAGGTACTCTATGATTCAAAAACAGCTCTAAACACTTTTGCAAGTAACATTAATTATAATCCCGAAACTGGAGAGAGTAAAGCACACACTTACCATTGGTTGCATAACCTCAATCAATTAGGACAAGTGAATACGACTATTACAGCAAATAGTCCTCATTATGCTGTTTTCACAAAAAATGGCACAATCAATCGCGTGGCTTTCAATCCAACAAACGCAACAAGGAATGTAACGTTTTCTGACGGTGTAACGCTTTCAGTACCAGCTTTTTCCTACCGCACAACGGGTCAAGGAGGTGCCACACCACCGCCCCCTCCTGCACCGCCACCATCATCGCCTCCACCGCCACCTCCTGCCTCGCCTCCACCGCCACCTCCCCACCTCCTGCAAACCCACCACCAGCGTCACCACCTCCAGCAGCTCCTCCGCCTGCCAGCGACATTCTTATTTTGCAAAATGTAA
- a CDS encoding Alpha-pyrone synthesis polyketide synthase-like Pks18 — MNNPAILSLSSVVPNANLPQMKILERMIEIFDLSEEQKNSFQRLYEQSGINKRHSVLSEFLTPKDTWEFWGKDYPKTVPGTAKRNKVYKEEAPKLALNAAQIAISNWKGSPTDITHIIAISCTGLMAPGIEFILQKELGLKDDIYRYGINFMGCFGAFKGLSLANTIAKESNQHRILIVCVELCSLHFQAELTQDYILGNSLFADGAAAAIVGIPKTNEEPLYTIIRNNSLSLSNSENKMTWEISDQGFSMKLSSFVPGLISRNIKEFCKRILGPITSVQESFWAIHPGGKSIIQAVERGLDLVKDQTNSSWNILRDFGNMSSSSFLFVLEHNKKNDHSYPYTAGVGFGPGLSMEGILLQNV; from the coding sequence ATGAATAATCCTGCTATTTTAAGTTTATCATCCGTTGTGCCAAATGCAAACCTACCTCAAATGAAAATATTGGAAAGGATGATTGAAATTTTTGATTTATCAGAAGAACAAAAAAATAGTTTTCAACGTTTATACGAACAGTCGGGTATAAATAAAAGGCATTCAGTTCTTTCTGAATTTTTAACTCCAAAAGATACTTGGGAGTTTTGGGGTAAAGATTATCCTAAAACAGTTCCAGGTACAGCTAAAAGAAACAAAGTTTATAAGGAAGAAGCACCAAAACTTGCCTTAAATGCCGCTCAAATAGCTATTTCTAATTGGAAAGGAAGCCCAACAGATATTACACACATCATTGCCATTTCCTGCACGGGACTTATGGCTCCTGGGATTGAATTCATTCTACAAAAGGAACTTGGCTTAAAAGACGACATTTATCGATATGGAATTAACTTTATGGGATGCTTTGGTGCTTTTAAAGGATTGTCATTAGCTAACACGATTGCTAAAGAAAGCAATCAACATCGCATTCTTATTGTCTGTGTTGAATTATGCTCGTTGCATTTTCAAGCTGAATTAACGCAAGATTACATTTTAGGAAATTCTTTATTTGCAGATGGGGCAGCTGCTGCCATAGTTGGCATTCCAAAAACAAATGAAGAACCTTTATATACGATAATTAGAAATAACAGTTTATCTCTTAGCAATTCTGAAAATAAAATGACCTGGGAAATATCAGACCAAGGCTTTTCCATGAAGCTATCTTCATTTGTTCCTGGATTAATTAGTCGCAATATCAAAGAGTTTTGTAAACGAATCTTAGGTCCCATAACTTCAGTTCAAGAATCTTTTTGGGCTATTCATCCTGGGGGAAAATCGATTATTCAAGCGGTAGAAAGGGGACTTGATCTTGTCAAAGACCAAACGAATTCTTCATGGAATATCTTAAGGGACTTTGGAAACATGTCGAGTTCCTCATTTTTATTTGTATTAGAGCATAACAAAAAAAATGATCATAGCTATCCGTATACAGCAGGTGTCGGTTTTGGACCAGGTCTTTCTATGGAGGGCATTTTATTGCAAAATGTTTAA